The DNA sequence GATAtaaacatatctaaataaactatattttatcctgatcatatagaaattgaaatatctcaaatccgaacacatatgaacagTCAATTCAATAAACCCGATAACACAAACCTcacaaattttcatataaatatcacatactaTCCATAAATTATCAGGAAAATACccaaatgttccatattttattctgagaatataaaaattggAAACTCGTGATTGCAGcatatataagcaatcaaaatagaaaactagttatcaaagaatttaccaaatattcatataatattcataaataaccATAACTGGTTACACGACCATTACACACGTAACACTTAATCatgtaatacatatattcacatatcaacCATCTAACTTTTGCATAACCCATCtctgtattttcagaaataatatttgaaataagttttgaaaggatattcatatatccatatataaatccatatataaatcatttgaaaatatctaaataacacATGACTCATTCTGATAATATCAATCATTAAACCCACAGTTCTGGCACATATAAATACCAAttacagaaaatcaatttacaccaaaaattcatgcaatattcacatttatttattataactaATTAAACTCGCAATTCACATGCAACACTTAGCCATGTAACAATCATACTCACAGAccaatcttttaaatctttaaaatcaattgTATGAAATACAGTTTTGAAAAGACAGTCCCTGTATcgataacacaataacccgggatttaaatataaactttgaaaacacattaaaccggaataaaatattaaattttattcctttctttctaagaaaattattttcataacaataaacaatttttgaaaaaatccgGGTCGTTCAAATATACGAAATTCCAGAAGAATAGTGCATAATCTGTTTAAATCTTATAATTTCACATCACAATTATACTTATACTACACAGACCATTCATCTTATCAGATAAAAGTCCATTAAAGCcaataatattattcaaaaacttattctatattaataaactaattctgaaaatctgggatgTTACAATATGCGCATAGAGAAATTTAAGGCACTTGAAACTGATGAGTGCTCCaataatgtcctagtgatgtcTCTTCTTTTGATGCCAAGAACACCGTCCCAGATACATCACAATCGTTTGTGCATGGTGGAAGATGGTGACTTGTAAAAGTCACGAGTTAGGCTTGTTAAGACTTGGGTGTGTCTTAACAATGGGACTAATGCTTCGCCGGAGACACTCATCGCCAATTTGCTAGAGATTTGTACGACCGAAACATAGTAGTAATgttcaaaatattatatctgAGTCCTACTTAATTGCCATTCATTCAAAAAGTTGTAATACTAAAAAATACAGTAACAATTTGCTCTAATGGAAATACTTAAAAACACTTGATCATCAGTTTACAAAGTCACAAGAATAAGGCACACTTGGAATATCATTGATCACTAGGGGACACTatctttaattatatttataagttaCTTGCTAGCACATTGTTGGACTTTCTCGTCTGAGGGACGAAGAGCATTCCTAGGTGATGAGTTTTCCAACTATTGTTTTCCCAAGCTTGGAAACAGGGTAGGTAAGTTCTCACTGACGCAAGGTAGCCCAGCTACTTTATTAAGAAGAAACCTCACAGTGAAGGCAGGGGCACACCTCCTCAAAAACCAATTGCCCTGAACAGCTAGTCAAAGCAGGCTCTACAGTGTGACTTAGCTTCCATGGCACCAAGAATGCTGATAGAAAGGGATCTGATCAACTGACTCCAGACTTGCCATATCGACACCCTCAGTCCTGGCATAGCTGAATTATCACTCTGGTGAAGATAGCATGATATCAAAGTATTAGGCAAAGGATCAAATTTACTTTTTATCCCGGGATACACCACAGGTTGGTTTTGAGAGCCGTGTGATGAGTGACTATCCAGCATGATTCGAAGGGCACTTTTAGTCTGCGTTGTTGAATGGAAGCCCCCCTTTGAAGCAAGAAAGAAGCAGCAGTAGCAGTTACTTTCTTTATTAGCTAACCTGAAGAGCCAAATGATCACACTATTCTCGAGGTAGGAGAGTGGTGATTGTTAATTGGTTGGATGATGACAGATTAGGGTTGCTTAAATATTCATCTGATTCAAGCAAATATCTCTCCATGAAAAAACCAGGTTGCTTAGGATCATGCAGTTTCATATTACTGTTTAACATTAGAACCACCTGTGACATCACTGGCCGGTCCTTTGGATTATGTTGAACGCACAATAATCCTATTTGTATGACTCGAAAGACTTCATGATAGTCACGGGGCTCCAAGATCACGCCATTAATGAGTGCCAACAGTTTGTCTTGTTTGTAACTCATCCATGCCTAAAATTTAATCAGGTGAATTATTTATCCGTAATAAAGTAGCATATAGCATAAGGAAtgtcataataaatatttactcACATGCCCCAGAAGGTTTAAGCTGTGATCAGGATGACTGAATAATCTGTTTTTCACTCCACTTACTATCTCTACCAGTAAAACGCCAAAACTATATACATCTGATTTAACAGAAAATTGTCCATCAATAGCATACTCCGGGGACATGTAACCACTGCGAGACAAAAAATTCTAGTCAATTATCAGTTGTGATGCAAAGAAAATAGTAAATTGCAGAGTGCTAAAAGTTCTTACTATGTCCCAACAACCCTTGATGTATTAGCTTCAGTTTCATTGCCTCCAAAACTTCTTGCCATGCCAAAGTCTGAAATCTTTGGATTCATATCATGATCAAGTAATATGTTACTGGCTTTGAGATCTCTATGTATGATCCTTAGCTTTGAATCTTGGTGAAGATACAGAAGTCCTCTAGCAATGCCATTTATTATGTTGTATAGCTTCGGCCAGTCCAGAGCGTTTCTGACGTTATTATCTATTCATTTGTCATCAGATTAGACTTCCAAAGTGTATAAATGACAAAATTGATGAATTTCAGAACAAAAATATGACATATTCTCACAGGTTGGGCCATACCAAAAATGAATGAATCTAGACTTTTGTTGGCCATATATTCGTATATCAATATCCTTTCTCCTTTCTCTGTGCAGCAACCAAGAAGTGTCACCAGATTTCTGTGCTGAAGTTTGGCAATACATGAAACTTCATTTTTAAACTCATCTAGTCCTTGACTTGAGTTTCTTGAAAGCCTTTTCACCGCTATTTCTAGTCCATCAGTCAGCTTGCCCTGAAAGTCACGGTTGTCTTgctttatgtttaatttttatgctataATTTCTTACACTTCCAAAGAGTCTCATTGGTAAATCTGAGTACCCCTGAGAAAGTTCTTGCTCATGGGAAATCAAAGATCCCCTGAGCTCAAGGTATTCAAGCCTGTATAATCAGTAATATGCAATTTACACCTACTAGGCCAATTCCTTGGAGATTGGTACAATATCtttgaatataaaatcaaaCTCATACAGTCATATGCTTCATGTATTCAGTAATCTGtttgattctattttaacagTTTAATAGCTTATCTGTCACACATGATACTGGCACTGTAGTTAGCTACATGTATATTTACGTTGTGTTGTGCTTTCAGTTGTGACAAACATTGCTTTATTGCGTATATTTATGGACATGTACTGTATTTCACCTTGTATACAGGTCCAAAGCCACCCTCTCCAAGTATGTTGTCTGGGCAGAAGTTACTCGTGGCATTTGCAATGCTTCTGAAGTCAAATAATGGCAACTCCAGATCTTCATTCTCAATTTTTGTCAAGGCAACACTTTCCAAATTCAGTTTGAAGCTTTCTGCAATGATTGAAGGACAACAAATGCACATTGATGTAGTTCTGAAATAGTTTCTACCAAATTTCTGATTATTCCCCAGATGCTAGGATCCCTTTATTATGGTACTAGCAAATTTACTCAGTCGGAATTCAAAATCTTCCTTTCCAATTAATAGTAGTGAATAATTTACCTTCTTTCtgcatctttttcttcttgtaTATTAGAAGAAATATTCCTCCAAGTAGTACTACTGCTAGTATGGCTAAAATGAGGATGaactctagcatccactctgcTCTGCGACTCTTTACTGCattagtcaaaatatttaaCTTATAAAGAATACACCATCAATAAGCAAATAGCTGAGGCACTAATTTTATAGAGCAAGAGTCGTTGTACAAAGAGTGAAGACACGAAGCCAGTCTTACCTAATTCAGACGATGGCATTCTTACATATATATCTTGTCCATCTTCAGAGTAGTCTCTAATATCAATTAGCTCAGTAAACCATAACACACATACATGTCCACCTCTTCTAACATCTGCATTTGCAAAAGCTGTACACGAACAGTTTTTCAGGCACAATTTCTCACATTCTTGAAGGTTCATATTCGTGTTATACCAAGAATGACGTGTATCAGGTAACTTCACACCCGAATATTTCACAAAACCCTCATCAGTCCCACAGACAAGATTAGTTCTGCGGATGCATCCACTAGACCAATCTGCCGCCTTCCACTTCTCCTGGAATTTCGGTACAAAGCCTCTCAAGCATTCACATCTTGGAGTTTTGTTTATATTACATATTCCATAGCCACCACACAGTCCATAACGATCACAATCACTGTCCTGCAGACTAAGGTAAACCATCCAGATTTGTTGCTGATCATTCCACACAAGAAGCTTAGAATCCCCTGTAGGAGTCAGCACGAACCTCATTATAGCAGAAGTTGTATTGATAAGAACAAACCTATAATAAATTTCCCTTTTGTTAAAAACAAACTCATCTTTAAAAATTCCATTCGGGTTCCTGTTGGGAAGGCCTTCAAATTTATAACCATTCCACAGTCCAGTCCTGGACCAAATCACTGAACCTTTGGTCAGAACATATTGTGGAAAACCATTAGGATCAACACGGTTGCTAAAACTACCAACAGACGGATCAACAACGCTTTTCCACGACGAATAAATCCTGTTGAGACCCGTAACCAGGTCTATTCCAAGCTTCATGCCGGGTAACAAATTGTCCCCAGGGTAATCAAAGCTCTGCCACACTAAATTGTTATCTGCATCCCTTAGAACCAAATTCCCAGTATCTAATAACTGCACAACAGGATTATTCATTGCTCTACGCGAACTCCACGACCAAATTACACCAGCACTACTATCCACCGCTTGCAATAAAATTCCCTTTCGATTCACCTGTACTAAGCCTGAGGTATTCATAACAGGAACATCTCTATTAGCAACCCATACAACAGTCCCTCTTGAGATTTTCTTGTACCATATACCCAGATATCGGTTCGTCGAACTGCCTGGGCTGAAAAATCCCAGTTCGAATTCCCCCCCAGCAGATGTGACAGTGTCACCGTCTCGAAAACCCTGATTTGCTGAGATGGTGTCTCCTGCCCTGGAGTTCATCAAAGTAGAGGATAAAATGCAGCAAAAGAGAATGATGGTAGCCAACTTCATTGTATTACATAAAAGCTATTAGCCAGGAATCAGGATAAGTGTTTTAGTAAAATGTTTAAGAGATGCATCCATTCTTGTCAAACTTGCAAGTTGCAGCCACTTGGGAAGATTGAATAATTCAAGATTTAGTGGAGACCAATAATTCACACGGTGATTTAAAAGCGTCTCCGACAAAACAATAATTCATGTCTATGCCGACTATGCGTCAAGAATTGTAGATCCACgggtaattaaatatatatataatttccgAAATtcctaataaaataatgatcccgatgattaaatattcaaatcaCACTGTAAATTAGTTGACGAAGACATGGATTTCATGGTTGACAAAATGCAGCTGAAACTTAAGAAATGAGGGAGAAAAGGTTGACTTTATTTTATAGTTGAAGGGAGCTTAAACCAAATAAGACTAAAGGCATGTTGAATTGTTGACATCCAGCCACCATAATTCTATATCTTATCCATCTACTAGTTCTAATATCGATAAGGTCATTGATGTTAACCTTTTCTGACATCTGAATTTGCATAAGCTGTACAAGAATAGTTTTCCTGGCTCAATTTCTCACATTCTTGAACGTTTTAGATAACCTGGAGTGATGTGTGTCCGGCAACTTCACCTGAATATTTCACAAAACCCTCATCAGTCGTCCCACAGACTAAGGCAGTTGTGCGGATGCATCCACCAGACCATTCTGAAGCTTTCCACCTCTCTTGAAATTTCGGAACAATTCCTTTCAAGCCTTCACATCTTGGAGCTGTGTTTATCTTACATATTGCATTACCACTGCACAGTGGCATAGTCCAAAATGATCACAGTCACTGGCATGCAGAGGAAGGCCTTGTTTGAGATTGTTGTTGCAGATAGGTTACAGAGCTTTTGATCAGAAAGAAGGTAAAAAACTGTTTAGTAAAGTTAAAATCAGCATTTTTGAATCGTAGTTTTTGGCCTAAAAGCTGTTTTTAGTGAAAGCAGGTCCCGATACTTAAAAAAACAACTACTTTTCAACTTTTGTAGAACAAGCTAGTTGTTTCAATATCAAACgcataaaaaatatcattttttttatattatacctaaattaatactccctccgtcccaaaaagagtgagctggtttgactttcacggagattaagaaaaatgtagtaagtttagttgaaaagtgggtaaagtggtgggacctaccaatatttaataacaaatttgagatagtggaggaagatagtgggtgtaatagtgtttatattattatagaaaagagatagtggaagaaagtagtgggtgtaatagtgaaaagtagtgttcaaaaatagtaagtattgtaggttcattctttttgggacatcccaaaaaggaataagggtcacataaaatgggacggagggagtatatatatatcaaaaatttacCAAATAGTGATCTGATTTCAGCAACAATACTTTTTTACCGGCATTTTACTAAATTATAAACGACAACTCTAAATGGAAACTAAGATAAACTGTCCAAATTTTTTGGTGATAATTCCAGAAAGAAGTTTTGAATCTCTGGTCGGAGTTTAAAATGAACCTCATAATAGCAGAATTTTATTGAGGAGATGAAACCTATAACAGATTTCCTGAAAATTTTATTGAGAAGTTGTGGAAAACCATTAGGATCAAGTCGATTGGTCAAAGTGGCTAGCGATGGATCAACAGCACTTCCCTGCGATGAACAGATCTTTTTCATACCAGTTACTAGGTCTATTCCAAGCTTCATGCCAGGTAAAATTTTCTCCGGGat is a window from the Daucus carota subsp. sativus chromosome 8, DH1 v3.0, whole genome shotgun sequence genome containing:
- the LOC108197818 gene encoding G-type lectin S-receptor-like serine/threonine-protein kinase At4g27290 produces the protein MKLATIILFCCILSSTLMNSRAGDTISANQGFRDGDTVTSAGGEFELGFFSPGSSTNRYLGIWYKKISRGTVVWVANRDVPVMNTSGLVQVNRKGILLQAVDSSAGVIWSWSSRRAMNNPVVQLLDTGNLVLRDADNNLVWQSFDYPGDNLLPGMKLGIDLVTGLNRIYSSWKSVVDPSVGSFSNRVDPNGFPQYVLTKGSVIWSRTGLWNGYKFEGLPNRNPNGIFKDEFVFNKREIYYRFVLINTTSAIMRFVLTPTGDSKLLVWNDQQQIWMVYLSLQDSDCDRYGLCGGYGICNINKTPRCECLRGFVPKFQEKWKAADWSSGCIRRTNLVCGTDEGFVKYSGVKLPDTRHSWYNTNMNLQECEKLCLKNCSCTAFANADVRRGGHVCVLWFTELIDIRDYSEDGQDIYVRMPSSELVKSRRAEWMLEFILILAILAVVLLGGIFLLIYKKKKMQKEESFKLNLESVALTKIENEDLELPLFDFRSIANATSNFCPDNILGEGGFGPVYKGKLTDGLEIAVKRLSRNSSQGLDEFKNEVSCIAKLQHRNLVTLLGCCTEKGERILIYEYMANKSLDSFIFDNNVRNALDWPKLYNIINGIARGLLYLHQDSKLRIIHRDLKASNILLDHDMNPKISDFGMARSFGGNETEANTSRVVGTYGYMSPEYAIDGQFSVKSDVYSFGVLLVEIVSGVKNRLFSHPDHSLNLLGHAWMSYKQDKLLALINGVILEPRDYHEVFRVIQIGLLCVQHNPKDRPVMSQVVLMLNSNMKLHDPKQPGFFMERYLLESDEYLSNPNLSSSNQLTITTLLPRE